In one window of Ruminococcus albus AD2013 DNA:
- a CDS encoding metallophosphoesterase, which translates to MATYVMSDLHGEYDKYCEMLKKIDLSPEDTLFILGDVVDRGPKPVDILLDMMKHPNIYPLMGNHDLLALDILKKLNTEITEDNYADHLDADTMNELLYWLRDGGQTTLAQFRQLTAEEKADVLDYMEEFSICESVEAGGKTFVMVHAGLGNFRKGKKLREYTLQELLMDRHDPEVDCFGEDDIYVVAGHTPTILLCGKPEIFHSHHNIFIDCGACMGGRLACLCLDTMNEYYI; encoded by the coding sequence ATGGCTACATATGTAATGAGCGATCTACACGGCGAATATGACAAATACTGCGAAATGCTCAAAAAGATAGATCTCAGTCCCGAAGATACTCTATTCATACTCGGTGATGTGGTAGACAGAGGTCCCAAGCCTGTTGATATACTGCTGGATATGATGAAGCATCCCAACATCTACCCGCTTATGGGTAATCATGACCTGCTGGCTCTGGATATACTCAAAAAGCTGAACACCGAGATAACAGAGGATAACTATGCAGATCATCTTGATGCGGATACCATGAACGAGCTGCTATACTGGCTGAGGGACGGCGGTCAGACAACTCTTGCACAGTTCAGACAGCTGACAGCTGAGGAAAAGGCTGATGTACTGGACTATATGGAGGAATTTTCCATATGTGAATCCGTTGAAGCGGGCGGAAAGACATTCGTGATGGTACACGCGGGTCTGGGAAATTTCCGAAAAGGTAAAAAACTCCGTGAATACACGCTTCAGGAGCTTCTGATGGACAGGCACGACCCTGAGGTGGACTGCTTCGGCGAGGACGATATCTACGTTGTTGCGGGGCATACGCCTACGATACTTTTATGCGGAAAGCCCGAGATATTTCACAGCCATCACAACATTTTCATCGACTGCGGCGCCTGCATGGGCGGACGGCTTGCCTGCCTGTGTCTTGATACGATGAATGAATACTATATCTGA